A single Bremerella cremea DNA region contains:
- a CDS encoding DUF1549 and DUF1553 domain-containing protein: MLRWQLSPVTLIPTFLGMVCVLTSGAFATAADYGIPQVATINEKIRQGWEDYGISPSPEEMDTVWARRLFLDVLGRVPSVDELSEFSRDRSRDKKKNLVDRLLFDEKYTEEYARNWTTVWTNVLIGRNGGTANNSQISRAGMQKYLRDTFARNTHYDKMVEELVSATGANTPGMPGFNGAVNFYMDKLDEDGVQATAKTAQIFLGLQVQCTQCHNHPFNEWKQEKFWNMNAFFRQTRAMRGQMPGNANNGMRAMTLNNVDFMGEGRNIDNAEIYYELRNGLLKVAYPEFLDGQKIPTSGRISQVNRRDELAKFIVGSDNLQEAIVNRYWGHFLGYGFTKPVDDMGPHNRPTHPELLTYLGQELRENSFDLKQLIRWITLSEAYSLSSKITKGNALDDPTVGEPPKFSHFYLRQMQAEQLYESLLIATQAHKTRGNYEEQEKKKSEWMQQFVTAFGTDEGDEATTFNGTIPQALMMFNGDLVMDAVSTKPGSFIYTMAAEGQDGKEAINHLYMATIARRPTRKEVDAANYLIGIHKGDTAKALQDVFWALLNSNEFILNH, from the coding sequence ATGTTGCGATGGCAATTATCTCCCGTCACTCTCATTCCTACTTTCTTAGGCATGGTGTGTGTTTTGACCTCTGGGGCATTCGCCACAGCGGCGGATTACGGGATCCCTCAGGTTGCCACCATCAACGAGAAGATCCGCCAGGGCTGGGAAGACTATGGTATCTCCCCTTCTCCAGAAGAAATGGACACCGTTTGGGCTCGCCGCCTGTTTTTGGACGTTTTGGGGCGGGTACCTTCGGTTGATGAATTGAGCGAATTCTCGCGTGATCGCTCTCGCGATAAAAAGAAAAACCTCGTTGATCGCCTGCTGTTCGACGAGAAGTATACCGAAGAGTATGCCCGCAATTGGACCACCGTTTGGACGAATGTGCTGATCGGTCGCAATGGCGGAACCGCTAACAACTCGCAAATCAGCCGCGCCGGCATGCAGAAGTATTTGCGAGATACGTTCGCCCGCAACACGCATTACGACAAAATGGTCGAGGAACTTGTCAGTGCCACTGGGGCCAATACCCCCGGCATGCCAGGTTTCAACGGTGCGGTCAACTTCTATATGGATAAGCTGGACGAAGACGGTGTTCAGGCGACCGCCAAGACGGCTCAGATCTTCCTAGGGCTTCAAGTGCAATGCACGCAGTGCCATAACCACCCGTTTAACGAGTGGAAGCAAGAGAAGTTCTGGAATATGAACGCCTTCTTCCGGCAAACGCGGGCCATGCGTGGGCAAATGCCTGGCAATGCCAACAACGGCATGCGGGCCATGACGCTGAACAATGTCGACTTCATGGGCGAAGGTCGCAACATCGACAACGCCGAAATCTATTACGAACTTCGCAACGGTTTGCTGAAGGTTGCTTACCCCGAATTTCTCGATGGCCAGAAGATTCCGACCAGCGGCCGTATTTCGCAAGTCAATCGTCGTGATGAACTAGCCAAGTTTATTGTCGGGTCAGACAACTTGCAGGAAGCGATCGTGAATCGCTACTGGGGCCATTTCCTCGGCTATGGCTTTACCAAGCCGGTCGACGACATGGGCCCGCATAATCGTCCGACCCATCCCGAACTGCTGACCTATCTCGGGCAAGAGCTCCGCGAAAACAGCTTCGACCTGAAACAGTTGATTCGCTGGATCACGCTAAGCGAAGCCTACAGCTTGTCGAGCAAGATTACCAAGGGGAATGCCCTCGATGATCCCACCGTCGGCGAGCCACCTAAGTTCAGCCATTTTTATCTGCGTCAGATGCAGGCCGAACAATTGTACGAATCGTTGCTCATCGCGACCCAGGCCCACAAAACCCGGGGCAACTACGAAGAGCAAGAAAAGAAGAAGAGCGAATGGATGCAGCAGTTCGTCACCGCTTTCGGAACCGACGAAGGGGACGAAGCGACGACGTTCAACGGCACCATTCCGCAGGCTTTGATGATGTTTAACGGTGATCTGGTGATGGATGCGGTGAGCACCAAGCCAGGCAGCTTCATCTACACAATGGCCGCCGAAGGCCAAGATGGAAAAGAAGCGATCAATCACCTCTACATGGCCACGATCGCGCGTCGACCAACCCGTAAAGAGGTCGATGCCGCGAACTACTTGATTGGTATTCATAAGGGAGACACCGCCAAGGCATTGCAAGATGTTTTCTGGGCCCTTTTGAATAGCAACGAGTTCATCCTGAATCACTAA
- a CDS encoding RNA polymerase sigma factor: protein MSDRGEDALSISESTARKYELQDPDVRLMLLVRDDDAAAFEELMLRYQRRVVTVLEHLVGKRDLAEDLAQDVFMRVYRSRKTYIPGSRFSTWLFTIVNNVASNARRSLARRKEVQITNSPDQSGSQPADPLERMATAASGLMPTRQLDKTEMGSIVRQAVQSLNERQRMAVLLSKFEEMSYNDIAETMGMSVQAIKSLLSRARANLKEALAPYLQEGIVP, encoded by the coding sequence TTGTCGGATCGCGGAGAAGATGCTTTGTCGATTTCGGAATCGACTGCTCGGAAATACGAACTGCAGGACCCTGATGTCCGGCTGATGCTGTTGGTGCGCGATGACGATGCCGCAGCGTTCGAGGAGTTGATGCTGCGATACCAACGCCGAGTGGTTACGGTTCTGGAACACCTGGTCGGTAAACGAGATTTGGCCGAGGACTTGGCCCAAGATGTCTTCATGCGTGTTTATCGTTCGCGGAAGACGTACATCCCAGGGTCTCGTTTCTCGACGTGGCTCTTTACGATTGTCAACAATGTGGCCAGCAACGCCCGGCGGAGCCTGGCCCGACGCAAAGAAGTTCAAATCACCAATTCCCCCGATCAATCAGGTTCCCAGCCTGCCGATCCGTTGGAACGTATGGCCACAGCGGCCAGCGGGCTCATGCCAACCCGCCAACTCGATAAGACAGAAATGGGGAGTATCGTTCGGCAAGCCGTCCAGTCGCTGAACGAGCGACAGAGGATGGCCGTGTTGCTCTCGAAATTCGAGGAGATGAGCTATAACGACATTGCCGAAACCATGGGCATGTCGGTTCAGGCCATCAAGTCGTTGTTATCCCGCGCCCGAGCAAACCTGAAAGAAGCCTTAGCACCTTACCTGCAGGAAGGAATCGTTCCTTAA
- a CDS encoding anti-sigma factor produces MIDPTAQPDEQTETDELLAAYLDNELSDQERSMVETRLADDDAFRLRLVELDRTWDMLDSLPKADLDDEKFVRTTVEMITVQAAQEVQEFEASQRRTDKARKLGLVLGMVALVVVGYLITQWQLNRPDRILVENLTVIESVDELQLIEDIEFLEALKSEGLFTGENDDES; encoded by the coding sequence ATGATCGATCCCACTGCACAACCTGACGAACAAACCGAGACCGACGAGCTGTTGGCCGCCTATCTCGATAACGAGCTTTCCGATCAGGAAAGGTCGATGGTCGAAACGCGCCTGGCCGACGACGATGCATTCCGGCTACGGCTTGTCGAACTCGATCGCACGTGGGACATGCTCGATTCGCTTCCCAAGGCCGACCTGGACGACGAAAAGTTTGTCCGCACAACGGTCGAGATGATCACCGTCCAAGCCGCTCAAGAGGTGCAAGAGTTTGAAGCCAGCCAGCGCCGTACCGACAAAGCACGCAAGCTCGGTCTGGTGTTGGGGATGGTCGCTTTGGTGGTCGTGGGATATCTGATCACTCAGTGGCAATTAAACCGCCCCGACCGCATTCTCGTTGAAAACCTAACCGTAATCGAAAGCGTCGACGAGCTACAGCTGATTGAAGACATCGAGTTCTTAGAAGCCCTCAAGTCGGAAGGGCTGTTCACCGGGGAGAACGACGATGAATCGTAG
- a CDS encoding alpha/beta hydrolase family protein: MRIGLLLSFVLVICFSSIAVAQDVTAPKRLPRENLLVYRDAANQLRPVESQADWQQRRAEILAGMQSIMGKLPGDEKRCPLDVQVHEEVDCGQYVRRLISYQAEPGSRVPAYLCVPKVVLENDALPVHAALCLHGTDNVIGHGTVVGLGRPNRNYAGELAERGWVTLAPNYPLLAKYQPDLEKLGWESGTIKAVWDNMRGLDLLETLPYVKHGNYAAIGHSLGGHNSVYTAVFDPRIGAVVTSCGLDSYLDYYDGKPEVWQPGRGWTQVRYMAKLGDYQGRLAEIPFDFHEMLGAIAPRPVLVIAPLRDSNFRHESVDKVATAARQVYLLYDQPNSLQVLHPDVEHDFPPAMREAAYAFLASSLPDQPTKP; this comes from the coding sequence ATGCGAATTGGTTTGCTGCTTTCTTTCGTTCTCGTGATCTGCTTTTCTTCAATTGCCGTTGCCCAGGACGTAACGGCCCCCAAGCGATTGCCGCGTGAGAACCTGTTAGTCTATCGCGACGCAGCGAATCAGCTACGTCCTGTTGAGTCACAAGCAGACTGGCAACAGCGGCGGGCCGAAATACTGGCTGGCATGCAGTCGATCATGGGGAAGCTGCCCGGGGACGAGAAACGTTGCCCGCTCGACGTGCAAGTGCATGAAGAGGTTGACTGTGGCCAATACGTGCGGCGGCTGATCAGCTATCAAGCGGAACCAGGCTCACGGGTACCGGCCTATCTGTGCGTGCCGAAAGTCGTGCTAGAAAACGACGCGTTGCCGGTTCATGCCGCCCTTTGTTTGCATGGTACCGACAACGTTATCGGGCACGGAACCGTTGTCGGCCTGGGGCGACCGAATCGAAATTACGCTGGCGAACTGGCCGAACGTGGCTGGGTCACGCTCGCCCCCAACTATCCGCTGTTGGCCAAGTACCAGCCTGACTTGGAAAAGCTAGGCTGGGAAAGTGGCACGATTAAAGCAGTGTGGGACAACATGCGGGGGCTCGATCTGCTGGAAACGCTCCCCTACGTGAAGCATGGCAACTACGCGGCAATCGGGCACTCTTTGGGCGGACACAACTCGGTTTACACGGCGGTTTTCGATCCGCGAATCGGGGCGGTCGTCACCAGTTGCGGGCTCGATTCGTATCTCGATTACTACGATGGCAAGCCGGAAGTGTGGCAGCCAGGGCGAGGCTGGACTCAGGTTCGTTACATGGCCAAGCTTGGCGATTACCAAGGGCGGCTGGCAGAAATTCCGTTCGATTTTCACGAAATGCTCGGGGCCATTGCTCCTCGTCCGGTGCTGGTCATTGCTCCACTTCGCGATAGCAATTTCCGCCACGAAAGCGTCGACAAGGTCGCCACCGCCGCGCGGCAAGTGTATCTGCTGTATGACCAGCCGAATTCGCTTCAGGTGTTGCACCCCGATGTCGAGCACGACTTCCCGCCCGCGATGCGCGAAGCGGCTTATGCGTTTCTCGCAAGCTCGCTACCTGATCAGCCCACCAAGCCGTAA
- a CDS encoding mechanosensitive ion channel family protein translates to MRRIPELIPSFLLFLLLTAATGDTAIANEKSTKQAENSTDAYYAVEQLNQGVPTVSDPPDLSTPLATVENFLFACRDENFQLAAQSLNFALIPESKRGQAAEYARKFYYALNQRLWIDLEDLPDRPDGQMINRLGNDNPMAGKPRRSIRLGKISIDDWKEVRVRIQRVKKGDSEPVWLFSPQTVEKIPALYAAYGPSWIEQWIPAWAKVRLVGRVPLWEWVALFVFIVLGVGIGYLTQHLIGYAILHRQNKERMWFERLISALSLPLVFASAALAVYLLKKTFLSLTSPVNMFLDPLMLLIVVGAIAWLLLRCLDVATQFTMERYVNTLDDDVDGAQQGLLTKISVARRLVTVVAAFVVVGILLVQLNIFDAVGYGLLASAGVSTVILGIAAQPILGNLLAGLQIAMTQPVRIGDSVLFEGNWGHVEDIKFTYLTIRTWDKRRLIVPLQYLISQPVENWTKVSPELTRPIKVYVDYTTDVDQIREKFEQLATEHELWDERSEPTVQVTGCSEETMEIRALCHAKNPGDAWDLHCEMREKLIAFVQQLESGDYLPRERVRVVNQEEDNRVGAR, encoded by the coding sequence ATGAGAAGAATCCCCGAACTCATTCCTTCCTTTCTTCTTTTCTTGCTCTTAACGGCGGCGACCGGCGACACGGCGATCGCCAACGAGAAGAGCACCAAGCAAGCTGAAAACTCGACCGATGCTTACTATGCTGTCGAGCAATTGAATCAAGGAGTCCCCACGGTTTCCGACCCGCCAGATCTCAGCACGCCCCTGGCCACGGTCGAAAACTTTCTTTTCGCCTGCCGGGACGAGAACTTTCAGCTTGCCGCACAGTCGCTGAACTTCGCGTTGATCCCCGAGAGCAAGCGAGGCCAAGCTGCCGAGTATGCTCGAAAGTTTTACTACGCCCTGAACCAGCGACTGTGGATCGACTTAGAAGACTTGCCCGATCGGCCTGATGGGCAAATGATCAACCGCTTGGGCAACGACAACCCGATGGCGGGCAAGCCACGTCGTAGTATTCGGCTCGGTAAAATCAGTATCGACGATTGGAAAGAGGTGCGAGTTCGGATCCAACGCGTCAAGAAGGGGGATAGCGAACCAGTCTGGTTGTTTTCCCCCCAGACCGTGGAAAAGATACCGGCCCTGTACGCCGCGTATGGCCCAAGTTGGATTGAACAATGGATTCCTGCTTGGGCGAAAGTCCGTCTTGTTGGTCGAGTTCCGCTGTGGGAATGGGTCGCGTTGTTCGTCTTTATCGTATTAGGAGTCGGCATCGGATACCTTACGCAGCATCTGATTGGCTATGCGATTCTGCATCGTCAGAATAAAGAGCGGATGTGGTTTGAACGCTTGATTAGTGCGTTGAGCTTGCCCCTAGTCTTCGCGAGTGCGGCGCTGGCCGTTTACCTTTTGAAAAAGACATTTCTCTCGCTTACCAGCCCTGTCAACATGTTTCTCGATCCGCTCATGCTGCTGATTGTGGTCGGGGCGATTGCCTGGCTCCTGCTGCGATGTTTGGATGTTGCCACCCAGTTCACCATGGAGAGATACGTCAACACGCTCGACGACGATGTCGATGGGGCGCAGCAAGGGCTGCTGACTAAAATCAGCGTGGCCCGCCGCTTGGTGACGGTCGTTGCGGCCTTTGTGGTGGTTGGCATCTTGCTGGTGCAGCTGAATATTTTCGATGCCGTTGGCTACGGCTTGTTGGCATCGGCGGGCGTTTCCACGGTTATCTTGGGGATCGCCGCTCAGCCGATCTTAGGCAATTTGTTGGCCGGGCTACAGATTGCCATGACGCAGCCGGTGCGGATTGGCGATAGCGTTTTGTTCGAAGGAAACTGGGGGCATGTGGAAGATATCAAATTCACCTATCTCACGATTCGTACGTGGGACAAGCGACGATTGATTGTTCCGCTGCAATATTTGATTTCGCAGCCGGTGGAAAACTGGACCAAGGTCAGTCCCGAGTTGACGCGTCCGATCAAGGTCTACGTCGATTACACCACCGACGTCGATCAGATTCGTGAAAAGTTCGAGCAGTTGGCCACCGAGCACGAACTGTGGGATGAACGGAGCGAGCCGACGGTACAAGTGACCGGTTGTTCGGAAGAGACCATGGAAATTCGCGCGCTCTGTCACGCTAAGAACCCTGGCGACGCATGGGACTTACACTGCGAGATGCGCGAGAAGCTAATCGCCTTTGTGCAGCAATTGGAAAGTGGCGATTATCTGCCCCGTGAACGCGTTCGGGTGGTCAACCAAGAAGAGGATAACCGTGTTGGCGCTCGCTAA